A window of the Streptomyces finlayi genome harbors these coding sequences:
- a CDS encoding NYN domain-containing protein, protein MERVDRCVVLVDAGYLLGAAASLLAGEPARSRITVDHAALIQGLRERAEADTQQPLLRIYWFDGAPDRVPQPEHRRLRVMPRVTVRLGALTRSDGRWAQKGVDAAMHAELTELARNRACSDVVLVTGDGDLLPGLMSAKEHGVAVHLWAVQAADGDYNQSEDLVAEADERRVLDRVWITKAVRAKEIGGVCAPPPVPRPDIAAILSAPLPEAALAASAERAAEAQAAAERDGTSAPAGQDDDTPSGPGHRGVPTPKDLASLRGPGSQAAQHPTPPAPANATLRWSSDKGWVERGGPLGEPAETASLPTLAQLTSAEQRWADREEDITTVGGDPFEVGQVFARRWMERLPETVHLQKLSTMYPRVPHRIDGELLRYAARFGLLAHKDDQIDEHDRYAIRAGFWREIDVRAAAEQAPVAEQRPGG, encoded by the coding sequence GTGGAACGCGTGGACCGTTGCGTCGTCCTGGTGGACGCCGGTTATCTGCTGGGCGCGGCCGCGAGTCTGCTGGCCGGGGAGCCCGCCCGTTCCCGCATCACCGTCGACCACGCGGCCCTGATCCAGGGCCTGCGCGAGCGCGCGGAGGCGGACACCCAGCAGCCCCTGCTCCGGATCTACTGGTTCGACGGCGCCCCCGACCGCGTACCGCAGCCGGAACACCGCAGACTCCGGGTCATGCCCCGTGTGACCGTCCGGCTGGGCGCTCTCACCCGCAGTGACGGACGCTGGGCGCAGAAGGGGGTCGACGCGGCGATGCACGCCGAGCTCACCGAGCTCGCCAGGAACCGCGCCTGCTCCGACGTGGTGCTCGTGACCGGCGACGGCGATCTGCTGCCCGGACTGATGTCGGCGAAGGAACACGGGGTGGCCGTCCATCTCTGGGCCGTCCAGGCCGCCGACGGGGACTACAACCAGTCCGAGGACCTGGTAGCGGAGGCCGACGAGCGGAGGGTCCTCGACCGGGTCTGGATCACCAAGGCCGTACGGGCCAAGGAGATCGGCGGTGTCTGCGCACCGCCGCCCGTTCCGCGCCCCGACATCGCCGCGATCCTCTCCGCGCCGCTGCCCGAAGCCGCGCTCGCGGCCTCCGCGGAACGGGCCGCCGAGGCCCAGGCCGCCGCCGAGCGCGACGGCACCTCCGCGCCGGCCGGCCAGGACGACGACACGCCATCCGGCCCCGGCCACCGCGGGGTGCCCACCCCGAAGGACCTGGCGAGCCTGCGTGGCCCCGGCAGTCAGGCGGCGCAGCACCCCACCCCGCCGGCGCCCGCCAACGCCACTCTCCGCTGGTCGTCCGACAAGGGCTGGGTCGAGCGCGGCGGACCGCTCGGCGAACCGGCCGAGACGGCCTCCCTGCCGACGCTCGCCCAGCTCACCAGCGCGGAGCAGCGCTGGGCGGACCGGGAGGAGGACATCACGACCGTCGGCGGCGATCCGTTCGAGGTCGGCCAGGTCTTCGCCCGCCGGTGGATGGAGCGGCTGCCGGAGACCGTCCACCTCCAGAAGCTGTCGACCATGTACCCGCGCGTCCCGCACCGGATCGACGGCGAGCTCCTGCGGTACGCGGCGCGGTTCGGTCTGCTCGCGCACAAGGACGACCAGATCGACGAACACGACCGCTATGCGATCCGGGCGGGCTTCTGGCGGGAGATCGACGTAAGGGCCGCCGCGGAGCAGGCGCCGGTCGCGGAGCAGCGGCCGGGCGGGTGA
- a CDS encoding ABC transporter permease produces the protein MSGQSRSAAGPAGPLGGPAAPAPLAPRARLLPALAAVYRAQLSRARVARIPLLFVATFQSIGIMVLMRGVVDGGSEARAVVAGSSVLVVAFVALNLLAQYFGQLRASGGLDHYATLPVPPAAVVLGAAGAYASFTVPGTIVTAVTGSVLFQLPMTHLWVLVAVVPLAGAALAGLGAALGLLAPRQELATLLGQLGMSAALLLGVLPADRLPQPVGWARDLLPSTYGVEALARSFDTRPDWPVIALDLAVCAVVGVLSLAVATWAYRRAAVR, from the coding sequence GTGTCCGGACAGTCCCGGTCCGCGGCCGGTCCTGCCGGTCCGCTCGGTGGCCCCGCTGCGCCTGCGCCGCTGGCCCCGCGGGCGAGGCTGCTGCCCGCGCTCGCCGCCGTGTACCGGGCGCAGCTCTCGCGGGCCCGGGTCGCCCGGATTCCGCTGCTGTTCGTGGCGACCTTCCAGTCCATCGGGATCATGGTCCTGATGCGCGGGGTCGTCGACGGGGGGTCCGAGGCGCGGGCCGTCGTCGCCGGGTCCAGCGTGCTGGTCGTGGCCTTCGTCGCGCTGAACCTGCTCGCCCAGTACTTCGGCCAGCTGCGCGCCAGCGGCGGACTTGACCACTACGCCACGCTTCCGGTGCCGCCGGCCGCGGTGGTGCTGGGGGCGGCGGGGGCGTACGCGTCCTTCACCGTGCCCGGCACGATCGTCACGGCCGTGACCGGCAGCGTGCTCTTCCAGCTGCCGATGACCCATCTGTGGGTACTGGTCGCCGTGGTGCCGCTCGCCGGGGCGGCGCTGGCCGGTCTCGGGGCGGCGCTGGGCCTGCTGGCACCGCGTCAGGAACTCGCGACGCTGCTCGGGCAGCTGGGGATGTCCGCCGCGTTGCTGCTCGGTGTCCTGCCGGCCGACCGGCTGCCGCAGCCGGTCGGGTGGGCGCGTGACCTGCTGCCTTCGACGTACGGGGTGGAGGCGCTCGCGCGCTCCTTCGACACGCGTCCGGACTGGCCGGTCATCGCTCTGGACCTCGCGGTGTGTGCGGTGGTGGGCGTGCTGTCGCTGGCGGTGGCCACGTGGGCGTACCGGCGGGCAGCGGTCCGGTAG
- a CDS encoding ABC transporter permease, with product MTAPLTPPHQPSSNDPWQSPPSGASPAPGRRPLYGQEVATELRQALVITALLTAAGAVLGLLWLWLAPRVPLISDDTAVFLKDSEGEEAVAADGTFVLLALGFGTVAAVAVFLYRRRGGILLVAGLALGGLLGSLLAWGIGVWFGPSSDVVARAREAGKGVTFDAPLELHAPGVVLAWPVVAMLVHLGLTALFAPRDPEPEWGPGDGWGPGPGPGPGGPGGSGPGGGESVRP from the coding sequence GTGACCGCACCTCTGACGCCGCCGCACCAGCCTTCGTCCAACGATCCTTGGCAGTCGCCGCCGTCGGGGGCCTCGCCGGCGCCCGGCCGCAGGCCGTTGTACGGCCAGGAAGTGGCGACGGAGCTGCGGCAGGCTCTCGTGATCACCGCCCTGCTCACGGCTGCGGGTGCGGTGCTCGGGCTGCTGTGGCTGTGGCTGGCTCCCAGGGTGCCGCTGATCTCCGACGACACGGCGGTCTTCCTCAAGGACAGCGAGGGCGAGGAGGCGGTGGCGGCTGACGGAACGTTCGTGCTGCTGGCTCTCGGGTTCGGGACCGTGGCCGCGGTCGCGGTGTTTCTGTACCGGCGCCGCGGGGGCATCCTGCTGGTGGCGGGCCTGGCGCTCGGCGGTCTGCTCGGGTCGCTGCTGGCGTGGGGGATCGGTGTCTGGTTCGGTCCCTCGTCGGATGTGGTCGCGCGGGCGCGGGAGGCAGGCAAGGGAGTCACCTTCGACGCGCCGCTGGAGCTGCATGCGCCGGGGGTGGTGCTGGCGTGGCCCGTGGTCGCGATGCTTGTGCATCTGGGGCTGACGGCGCTGTTCGCTCCGCGGGATCCTGAGCCGGAGTGGGGGCCGGGGGACGGGTGGGGTCCTGGGCCGGGTCCTGGGCCGGGGGGTCCGGGTGGTTCCGGCCCTGGGGGCGGGGAGTCGGTGCGGCCGTAG
- a CDS encoding oxidoreductase, with amino-acid sequence MTEPQDGEIPDGLSAAELGMWQSFRNGTTYDLRTRDPVRDDPFAAHIWGPERSVGARTVARLLLSGPEARPGRVAALKLRGVRITGRLDLAGGRVSPYVELTGCRFEQEVVLPECRFTTLRMVGCAIPRLEAARLHTEGDLHLPRCRIERGIRLTDAQIGTDLLINQISVGPDRQGRALTADGLAVAQDLQAEMIETRGELSLRGAKVGGSLSLRGSRLRGTEGRRALNAPQLTVERTLYMTEAWVSVDTGNQGTTPPYGIALSSGTPARGTRSQVFECRGGVRLDDGRFGDAVDLHKARFVLARHEELSLRRIATPELRFNAERPEEGRVVLNGAKVVTLIDVSTSWPGPGGLAMGGFVYENLVPYGHFPLSRRLEWVLAATPEYVPEPYERLASVLRSCGEDSDAREVLLAKQRRRRETLPPAARLWGYLQDWTVAYGYRPGRAAVWMAVLWAAGTVAFSRYDPAAIKQEEHPEWNAALYALDLLVPVINLGQDGYWRLEGGWQWVGAALVLLGWILATTVAAGASRLLRRG; translated from the coding sequence GTGACCGAGCCGCAGGATGGCGAAATCCCGGACGGCCTCAGCGCAGCGGAGCTGGGTATGTGGCAGTCCTTCCGGAACGGCACCACCTACGATCTGCGCACCCGTGACCCGGTGCGCGACGATCCGTTCGCGGCGCACATCTGGGGACCCGAGCGGAGTGTCGGTGCCCGGACGGTGGCCAGGCTGCTGCTGAGCGGGCCGGAGGCACGCCCCGGACGGGTGGCGGCACTGAAGCTCCGGGGCGTGCGGATCACGGGGCGGCTCGATCTGGCGGGCGGGCGTGTCTCTCCGTACGTGGAGCTGACGGGCTGCCGTTTCGAGCAGGAGGTGGTGCTGCCCGAGTGCCGCTTCACGACGCTGCGGATGGTCGGCTGCGCGATTCCGCGTCTCGAGGCGGCCCGGCTGCACACCGAGGGCGATCTGCATCTGCCCCGCTGCCGGATCGAGCGCGGCATCCGGCTCACGGACGCCCAGATCGGTACGGACCTGCTGATCAACCAGATCAGCGTCGGCCCCGACCGACAGGGCCGCGCGCTGACCGCCGACGGTCTCGCGGTGGCGCAGGACCTCCAGGCCGAGATGATCGAGACGCGCGGGGAACTGAGTCTGCGCGGCGCGAAGGTGGGCGGTTCGCTGAGCCTGCGCGGCAGCAGGCTGCGGGGCACGGAGGGGCGGCGGGCGCTGAACGCCCCGCAGCTGACCGTCGAGCGCACGCTCTACATGACCGAGGCCTGGGTCAGCGTCGACACGGGGAACCAGGGCACCACTCCCCCGTACGGCATCGCCCTGTCCTCGGGCACTCCGGCGCGCGGCACCCGCTCCCAGGTCTTCGAGTGCCGGGGCGGCGTGCGGCTGGACGACGGCAGGTTCGGCGACGCGGTGGACCTGCACAAGGCACGGTTCGTGCTGGCCCGGCACGAGGAGCTCTCGCTGCGCAGGATCGCCACGCCCGAGCTGCGCTTCAACGCGGAGCGCCCGGAGGAGGGCCGGGTGGTCCTGAACGGCGCGAAGGTCGTCACGCTGATCGACGTGTCGACCAGCTGGCCGGGCCCGGGCGGTCTGGCGATGGGCGGATTCGTTTACGAGAACCTCGTCCCGTACGGGCATTTCCCGCTCTCCCGGCGGCTGGAGTGGGTGCTCGCGGCGACCCCGGAGTACGTGCCCGAGCCGTACGAGCGGCTCGCCTCCGTCCTGCGCAGCTGCGGCGAGGACTCGGACGCCCGCGAGGTGCTGCTCGCCAAGCAGCGGCGGCGCCGGGAGACGCTGCCACCCGCCGCCAGGCTGTGGGGCTACCTCCAGGACTGGACAGTGGCGTACGGCTACCGGCCGGGGCGGGCGGCGGTGTGGATGGCGGTGCTGTGGGCGGCGGGCACGGTGGCGTTCTCCCGGTACGACCCCGCGGCGATCAAGCAGGAGGAGCACCCGGAGTGGAACGCCGCCCTGTACGCGCTCGATCTGCTGGTGCCGGTGATCAACCTCGGACAGGACGGCTACTGGCGGCTGGAGGGCGGCTGGCAGTGGGTCGGAGCGGCACTCGTCCTGCTGGGCTGGATACTGGCCACGACCGTCGCGGCGGGCGCCTCCCGGCTGCTGCGCCGGGGCTGA
- the ybaK gene encoding Cys-tRNA(Pro) deacylase: MAKKPKKQQGGTPATVALTEAGTAFTVHAYEHDPSSPSYGEEAARVLGVSPDRVFKTLVADVDGELTVAVVPVAGSLDLKALASAVGGKRATMADPAAAERTTGYVRGGISPLGQRKPLRTVLDTSAESHPTICVSAGRRGLEVELAAKDLATLTEAVFAPIGRA; the protein is encoded by the coding sequence GTGGCGAAGAAGCCGAAGAAGCAGCAGGGCGGCACCCCGGCCACGGTCGCCCTGACCGAGGCCGGCACCGCCTTCACCGTCCACGCCTACGAGCACGATCCGTCGTCCCCGTCCTACGGCGAGGAGGCGGCACGGGTCCTGGGCGTCTCCCCGGACCGCGTGTTCAAGACCCTGGTGGCCGACGTGGACGGCGAACTGACCGTAGCGGTCGTCCCGGTGGCCGGCTCCCTGGACCTGAAGGCCCTGGCATCCGCGGTCGGCGGCAAACGGGCCACGATGGCGGACCCGGCGGCGGCGGAGCGCACCACGGGCTACGTACGAGGCGGAATCTCCCCCCTCGGCCAACGCAAGCCCCTGCGCACAGTCCTCGACACCTCGGCCGAGTCCCACCCGACCATCTGCGTCTCGGCGGGCCGCAGGGGCCTGGAGGTAGAACTGGCGGCCAAGGACCTGGCAACACTGACAGAAGCGGTGTTCGCCCCGATCGGCCGCGCATGA
- a CDS encoding LON peptidase substrate-binding domain-containing protein: protein MTTARLPLFPLNAVLFPGLVLPLNVFEERYRAMMRALLQTDEDDARRFVVVAIRDGREVAPTATGMPDSLAEAVPVDRAPADGFGPDPIQSFHRVGCVADAAKIRERADGSFEILATGTVRVKLLSVDASGPYLTAEVEELTEEPGDEESGGTSGAEEAGALAEGVLRAFRGYQKRLAGASERSLTTGADLPDDPSVVSYLVAAAAVLDIPSKQRLLQAPDTATRLREELTLLRRETAVIRHLPSLPAVELTRAPTHPN from the coding sequence GTGACCACGGCTCGCCTCCCCCTCTTCCCGCTCAACGCGGTGCTGTTTCCCGGCCTCGTGCTGCCGCTCAACGTCTTCGAGGAGCGTTATCGCGCCATGATGCGCGCGCTGCTGCAGACCGACGAGGACGACGCGCGCCGCTTCGTCGTGGTCGCGATCCGCGACGGCCGCGAAGTCGCGCCGACGGCCACCGGGATGCCGGACAGCCTCGCCGAGGCCGTCCCCGTCGACCGCGCGCCCGCCGACGGCTTCGGACCCGACCCGATCCAGTCCTTCCACCGGGTCGGCTGCGTCGCGGACGCCGCGAAGATCCGTGAGCGCGCGGACGGGAGCTTCGAGATCCTGGCCACCGGCACGGTCCGGGTCAAGCTGCTGTCCGTCGACGCGAGCGGCCCTTATCTGACAGCCGAGGTCGAGGAACTGACCGAGGAGCCGGGCGACGAGGAGAGTGGCGGGACGAGCGGGGCCGAGGAGGCCGGCGCGCTCGCCGAGGGTGTCCTGCGGGCCTTCCGCGGCTACCAGAAGCGGCTCGCGGGAGCCAGCGAGCGCTCCCTGACCACCGGAGCGGACCTGCCCGACGACCCGTCGGTGGTCTCGTATTTGGTGGCCGCCGCCGCGGTACTCGACATCCCGTCGAAGCAGCGCCTGCTCCAGGCCCCGGACACCGCGACCCGGCTGCGCGAGGAACTGACCCTCCTGCGGAGGGAGACCGCGGTCATCCGACATCTGCCGTCGCTGCCCGCGGTGGAACTGACCCGGGCCCCCACGCACCCCAACTGA
- a CDS encoding ABC transporter ATP-binding protein: MCAVRDLVKTYPAVRGRRGAAATSEVRATDGISLDVRQGEIFGLLGPNGAGKSTLVRQLTGLMRPDSGSVEVLGHDLVRHPERASRLIGYLGQESTALDELTVSLAAETTGRLRGLPVREARAARDAVLEELGLTELAGRPLKKLSGGQRRLACFAATLVGERPVLVLDEPTTGMDPVARRAVWAAVDRRRAERGATVLLVTHNVIEAETVLDRVAVMERGKVIACDTPHGLKEEVAGEVRVELVWRERAPMDVPEVAALRGSATESGRRWVLRLAPDEARAAVAAVTGGAAFAALDDFTLATPSLEDVYLALGGDAARATEGLVKA; the protein is encoded by the coding sequence GTGTGCGCGGTGCGTGATCTGGTCAAGACCTATCCCGCCGTCCGCGGCCGCCGCGGGGCGGCGGCCACATCTGAGGTGCGCGCCACCGACGGGATCAGCCTCGATGTCCGGCAGGGCGAGATCTTCGGTCTGCTCGGCCCCAACGGCGCGGGCAAGTCCACGCTGGTGCGCCAGCTCACCGGACTCATGCGGCCCGACTCCGGCAGCGTGGAGGTGCTGGGGCACGATCTCGTGCGTCACCCCGAGCGGGCCTCCCGGCTGATCGGGTACCTCGGGCAGGAGTCCACCGCACTCGACGAGCTGACCGTCTCCCTCGCCGCCGAGACGACCGGGCGGCTGCGCGGACTCCCGGTGCGCGAGGCGCGCGCCGCCCGCGACGCCGTCCTCGAAGAGCTGGGACTCACCGAACTTGCCGGGCGCCCCTTGAAGAAGCTGTCCGGCGGTCAGCGACGGCTCGCCTGCTTCGCCGCGACGCTGGTCGGGGAGCGCCCCGTCCTCGTCCTGGACGAACCCACGACGGGTATGGACCCGGTCGCCCGGCGGGCCGTCTGGGCCGCCGTCGACCGGCGCCGGGCCGAGCGGGGCGCCACGGTGCTGCTCGTCACCCACAACGTGATCGAGGCCGAGACGGTACTCGACCGGGTCGCCGTGATGGAGCGGGGCAAGGTCATCGCCTGCGACACCCCTCACGGGCTCAAGGAGGAGGTGGCGGGAGAGGTCCGCGTCGAGCTGGTCTGGCGCGAGCGTGCCCCCATGGACGTACCCGAGGTGGCGGCCCTGCGCGGTTCCGCCACGGAGTCCGGGCGGCGCTGGGTGCTGCGGCTGGCGCCCGACGAGGCGCGGGCCGCTGTGGCCGCGGTGACCGGCGGGGCGGCGTTTGCCGCGCTCGACGACTTCACGCTGGCCACGCCGAGCCTGGAGGACGTCTATCTGGCGCTCGGCGGGGACGCGGCCAGGGCGACCGAGGGACTGGTGAAAGCGTGA